atataatatgaatgaattttacaaatacatcatttaataaaataaataattaaaaactgaaaaattcatactCGCACTAGCGCGCAAGTCAGAATctagtatattttataaaacgaGTTCCCGCACGGGTTTATTACCTAGTTTAGATAGAGCCAAAGTAAATAGATCAGAGAATTTCAAGTTTCAACGCCATCTGTTATCATccgtacatttttttttttttggtaaacatgttaaaaaaataaaagtaaatagtGTTTTTATCCGTACATATCTTCCCTCTGCAAtttctttattatatattaagttgGATATGTTTTCAAGTCATTGATAACACAACTTCAtatcctcttctctctctctctctctctctctctttcctcttgGCTCTCTCGCTTTGTGGGTTCTTCTTTgggtatatatattatatgtgcaCAACACACATAGGCAGATATGATGGGTTATGAGCAGATGAATCCGAAGACCATGACGACAACTTCGATGATGAAGAACTTCAATAAGATGGAACCAATCAATACTCCACATAAGAAAACGATTAGGAGAAGTGTATCGGCCACTGATGGTGGTGCAGCGGCGGCGGCATGCAAGAGAAGGAGAACGTCCGCGGAATCTCAAAACTCTCGATCTCAACGGCATGTCCTTGGCTTCCCTCTCAGCATCTTCTATCAACTTAATTAGCCTTGATAGAAGATGCTGAGAGGGAAGCCAAGGACATGCCGATGAGATCGAGAGTTTTGAGATTCCgcggacgaagaagaagaaaaaagtcaGTTTCTCTCTGATGCGCTTACCAATGCAGACTCGTTGGGCCTTTCCTGGCCGTGCTTCCGCCGTGCAACCAGCGTCTTCAACCTCCGGAGAAGCTCTCCTACCACCGCCTTTCCCTCCTGACCCCCCTGACCCCCTGTCCCCTCTTTCTCCCCATCTTTTCCCACCATTAGACTCCACTCCTCCTCTTACCCGTTCTCAAACTCGTAGATCCCACCTTACTGCCACCCATGTTGATACTGTCATGACTCAAGCTCAACACCCAACTACAGCTTCAGCCATTTCTCAAGCCACTATTCAGTTTGGTTCGCTAGCTGAGATTGAATCTATATTTACTGTTCCTGCTACaggaaaccctaaaaccctttCCTCATTCTCAACCTCTAGCCCTTCCCCCTCTCTGGAAAAGCTTATCTTACCAGAACCAAATTCCACCAATTTCAAAATCCTTCAACCTAACCACAACTCTCCCCTGCTCTCTAACAGTGCCTCTACCTCCCTAACTCCTTCTGATCACGCTCCTCCTCCCTCTCCTGTAAGATCCACCATTCCCAATTCTCAGCCACACACTGTCCCCCCACATCCAAACCCACCTCCTATTTTCCAACCCCAACCCCAAACCCATAATGCTGCTCCTACTCTAGCGGAAACTCTTCGTGTGAGAGGAGACAAGTCTCTCCAAAGACTCGCTCCAGTAACTATCTCTGAAACTGGTCGACCTCGTGTGCTAATCCCGGACTCTGTCTTCCACAAAGGCGCAGAACCAAATTCCACCAATTTCAAAATCCTTCAACCTAACCACAACTCTCCCCTGCTCTCTAACAGTGCCTCTACCTCCCTAACTCCTTCTGATCACGCTCCTCCTCCCCCTCCCCCTCCTGTAAGATCCACCATTCCCAATTCTCAGCCACACACTGTCCCCCCACATCCAAACCCACCTCCTATTTTCCAACCCCAACCCCAAACCCATAATGCTGCTCCTACTCTAGCGGAAACTCTTCGTGTGAGAGGAGACAAGTCTCTCCAAAGACTCGCTCCAGTAACTATCTCTGAAACTGGTCGACCTCGTGTGCTAATCCCGGACTCTGTCTTCCACAAAGGCGCAGAGCTTCATAAAGATTTCATTATCTGCTATTTTAACGgtcgcccccccccccctttcaaGCAGATCCAAAGTGTTCTCTGTCACACTGTTTCACTTCCCACTAGCCCCTCTGCTTTCAATACTCCCTCTTTTGTCCCTACACCAACTCAGAAGTTTTTCCCTCCCACCGCTCACATTTCTCCAGACAAACCTCAAAAACCATCATTAAAAAGAACCCGTTCCTCCCCAACTATTTCCCCTACTGCACCCCCCAAAATCACCTAGCAGTCCTCTAAACCATCCCCTGACCTTTCTTTCCCTGAGATTGGTACCCTTAGGTACCTTGAAAATTCCCCTTTCATAAATACCTCCACTAATAACCCTTTTTTGCCTCTTCTAACTGTTTTTGACCCTCTCCAGTCTACTGGGGAGCCCTCTTTTTCTACATAATGAGTGTAAAACTCTTTTTTTGGAACCTCCGTGGTCTAAATGACCCGGTAAAACATCGAACATTTTTGGATTGGCTTTATAGTCACAGAGACCCATTTTTGGTGCTCTATTGGAAACACATATTAAGGAACTATCTCTACCCCGTTTGATGTCTACCCTATGTCGAGACTGGCACTATCTATCTAACCATTCATCTGATGAAGATGGGAGAATCGTGCTTATTTGGAAGGATCCAGCAAAAGTTCGAGTGATAACACAGTCAAGGCAAATGATTACTTGTGAGATTGAGCTGCCTAATTGTACTCCTATCATCTACTCTGCCATCTACGCTTCAAATACCATTGAAGAAAGAACTGACCTTTGGGTGGAGCTTTTGAACTTGCATTCTGCTCATGATCTCGATACAAGGCCTTGGATGGTAGGAGGGGACTTTAACCAGATTCTTCACCCTTACGAGCATTCATCCTTCTGTCACAGTACGCATTTTTTGCAAATGTTCCAATTCCGTGATAGTTTACTACAGATGGGAGTGTTTGATCTTCGATTCTATGGCCCTGTTCACACATGGACTAACAAATGTGACGGTCCCCAATTGTAAATAAACTAGACAGATGTTTGATCAACAGTGAGTGTCTTACCAGTTATCCTAATGCCACTGCAACTTTCCTCCCTCCAGCCCCTTCAGATCACTCCCCGTGCCTTATAGACCTAGCCTTCCAACTCCCAAAAGCAGGAACTCAACCTTTCCGCTTCCTAAACTACTTAACCAAACACCCGAGCTTCCTGGAGGTTGTTACTGATGCATGGTTGCTCGCCGGAAGTGTGTCTGCTAACCTTGCGTCTCTGTGTTGGAAGCTGAAAAGCATTAAAAAGAGTCTTAAAATtcttaataaagaaaatttctCAAATATCCAACAGAGAGTAAATGAAGCTTACCGTTTGTTACAACTTGTGCAGGTACAAGCCTTGTCAGATCCAACTCCTGAAAATTTTGCTGAAGAACATGATCTTAATCTGAAATGGCAATTTCTCCGGCAAATTGAAGAATGCTTCTTTCAGCAAAAATCTAGAATAACATGGCTTCGTGAAGGAGATCTGAATACTACCTTCTTCCACCGTGTCTGCCAAATGAGAGCTAGCTTCAATGCAATCCGCTCGTTCCTCCTCTTGTCAGGTGTTCTCATCACAGACCCACTGGAGATGAGTGCTCACGCTATAGCTCACTTTAAAGGTGTCCTTGGACCTGATTCCCTCCCATCGCTCTGGTACACTCCGGCTGATTGGTTTCGTAGCCTCACGCCTGTCAGATGCAGCCAGCAGCAGATAAACTCAATCCTCCTGATGCCTACAAATGAAGAGATCACTAAGCTAATGTTTTCCCTTAACCCAAATAAAGCTCCAGGGCCTGATGGACTCACCTCTGGATTCTTCAAAGCTTCTTGGTCTCTTCTAGGAGCGGAATGTGTCAACTCGATACAAGATTTTTTCGACTCAGGGTTCCTGCCAAAAACCACAAATTCAACGATCTTGTCTTTGGTTCCTAAGTTCACTGGAGCATCTACAATATCAGACTACCGTCCTATCTCCTGTCTGAATACCCTCTATAAAGTCATATCACGGTTGCTGGTGAGACGTCTAAAGCCTATTCTTAGTCAGCTAATCTTGCCCAATCAAACAGCGTTTGTTGAGGGTAGACTCCTAGTGGAAAATACTGTATTGGCTAGCGAACTGGTGAATGGATACCACAGGAACAAAGGAACTAAGAAGATTACCATTAAGGTCGATATAGCAAAAGCTTTTGACACTCTCTCTTGGGAGTTTCTGTTCACATCGTTGGATAGTATAGATCTCCCTGCTCCTTTCATCCGATTGCTGAAAGCTTGCATTTGCACGACAACATTTATGGTGGGTTACAATGGCACGGTGAATGGTTTCTTCAAAGGAAAAAGGGGACTAAGACAAGGAGACCCACTCTCTCCCTACCTGTTTGTCATTGCTATGAACTACTTATCAATGATGTTGGATAAAGAAGCGAGGGCAGGATATATATCTTACCATCATCAGTACCATAAAACGAAGCTAACTCATCTCTCCTTTGCCGACGATTTGCTGATCTTCATTGATGGGTCACTTGAGTCCGTTCAGAGGGTGCTCCAGCTACTGCACGAATTTGAAAAGAGATCAGGACTGACTGTGAGTTTGCAAAAATCTAGCTTTTTTGCTTCGGGACTTACAGAGCA
This Brassica napus cultivar Da-Ae chromosome C6, Da-Ae, whole genome shotgun sequence DNA region includes the following protein-coding sequences:
- the LOC125588318 gene encoding proline-rich receptor-like protein kinase PERK10, translating into MQTRWAFPGRASAVQPASSTSGEALLPPPFPPDPPDPLSPLSPHLFPPLDSTPPLTRSQTRRSHLTATHVDTVMTQAQHPTTASAISQATIQFGSLAEIESIFTVPATGNPKTLSSFSTSSPSPSLEKLILPEPNSTNFKILQPNHNSPLLSNSASTSLTPSDHAPPPSPVRSTIPNSQPHTVPPHPNPPPIFQPQPQTHNAAPTLAETLRVRGDKSLQRLAPVTISETGRPRVLIPDSVFHKGAEPNSTNFKILQPNHNSPLLSNSASTSLTPSDHAPPPPPPPVRSTIPNSQPHTVPPHPNPPPIFQPQPQTHNAAPTLAETLRVRGDKSLQRLAPVTISETGRPRVLIPDSVFHKGAELHKDFIICYFNGRPPPPFKQIQSVLCHTVSLPTSPSAFNTPSFVPTPTQKFFPPTAHISPDKPQKPSLKRTRSSPTISPTAPPKIT